From a single Leopardus geoffroyi isolate Oge1 chromosome E1, O.geoffroyi_Oge1_pat1.0, whole genome shotgun sequence genomic region:
- the LOC123604660 gene encoding olfactory receptor 1D2-like: MHGGNQSETSEFLLLGLSESPKEQRILFWMFLSMYLVTVVGNVLIILAISIDPHLHTPMYLLLANLSLTDLFFVTNTIPNTLVNLQSQNKAISYAGCLTQLYFLVSLVTLDNFILATMAYDRYVAICRPLHYVTAMNPGLCILLLTLCWGLSVLYGLFLTLFMTKVTFCGSRKIHYIFCEMYVLLRLACSNTQVIHTVQITTGCFIFFTPLGIMIMSYVWIARAILRIPSASSKYKAFSTCASHLAVVSLFYGTLGMVYLQPLQTYSMKDSVATVMYAVVTPMMNPFIYCLRNKDMHGALGRLLLGKAFQRFT, encoded by the coding sequence ATGCATGGAGGCAACCAGAGTGAGACCTCAGAGTTCCTACTCCTGGGGCTCTCGGAGAGTCCTAAAGAGCAGCGGATCTTGTTCTGGATGTTCCTGTCCATGTACCTGGTCACAGTGGTGGGAAATGTGCTCATCATCCTGGCCATCAGCATTgatccccacttgcacactcccATGTATTTACTCTTGGCCAACCTCTCCCTCACTGACCTCTTCTTTGTCACCAACACAATCCCCAACACATTAGTGAACCTTCAGTCTCAGAACAAAGCCATCTCCTATGCAGGGTGTCTGACACAGCTCTATTTCCTGGTCTCCTTGGTGACTCTGGACAACTTCATCCTGGCCACAATGGCatatgaccgctatgtggccatctgccgCCCCCTCCACTATGTCACAGCCATGAACCCTGGGCTCTGTATTTTGCTCCTCACCCTGTGTTGGGGACTTTCTGTCCTCTATGGcctcttcctcaccctcttcATGACCAAAGTGACATTCTGTGGTTCCCGGAAGATCCACTACATCTTCTGTGAGATGTATGTGCTGTTGAGGCTTGCATGCTCCAACACCCAGGTCATTCACACAGTGCAGATTACTACAggctgcttcattttcttcacccCCCTAGGGATCATGATCATGTCTTATGTCTGGATTGCCAGAGCCATCCTCCGAATACCCTCAGCTTCTAGCAAGTACaaagccttctccacctgtgccTCACATTTGGCTGTGGTCTCCCTCTTCTATGGGACACTTGGTATGGTATATCTGCAGCCCCTCCAAACTTATTCCATGAAGGACTCAGTAGCCACAGTGATGTATGCTGTGGTGACCCCCATGATGAACCCTTTCATCTACTGCCTGAGGAACAAGGACATGCATGGGGCTCTGGGAAGACTGCTCCTAGGGAAAGCCTTCCAGAGGTTTACATGA